Proteins encoded by one window of Nisaea sediminum:
- a CDS encoding YbaK/EbsC family protein, producing the protein MTDTLPEIRAILEASPYAFEVMDCDPELADTAVFCARYGKAPEDSANTILIRSKTGELKYAACIVLATHRLDVNKVARKKLGARKVSFAGAEETRDLTGMEIGGVTALGLPSDLPLWIDADVMARREIILGGGNRSSKLIVDPKLLLDQPLAEVVEGLANPIEKTAS; encoded by the coding sequence ATGACCGACACCCTTCCGGAGATCCGCGCCATCCTCGAAGCATCCCCATACGCTTTCGAGGTGATGGATTGCGATCCGGAACTCGCCGACACGGCCGTCTTCTGCGCGCGCTACGGCAAGGCGCCGGAGGATTCGGCGAACACGATCCTGATTCGCTCCAAGACCGGCGAGCTGAAATATGCCGCCTGCATCGTGCTCGCGACCCACCGGCTGGACGTGAACAAGGTGGCGCGGAAGAAGCTCGGCGCGCGGAAGGTCTCCTTCGCCGGCGCCGAGGAAACGCGGGACCTGACCGGCATGGAAATCGGCGGGGTCACCGCGCTCGGCCTGCCGTCCGACTTGCCGCTCTGGATCGATGCCGACGTGATGGCCCGTCGGGAGATCATCCTCGGCGGCGGCAACCGTTCCTCGAAGCTGATCGTCGACCCGAAACTGCTGCTCGACCAGCCTCTTGCAGAAGTCGTCGAGGGTCTCGCCAACCCGATCGAAAAAACGGCAAGTTAA